In Pseudomonadota bacterium, the sequence TGTAATAATGTCATCCAGACGAGACATGGCGTCTTTCAAAAAACTCTTGTCGAGCAGGAGGTCTTCGGGCGGATAACCGGTTACTGCAAGTTCAGGAAACATCACAATATCGGCATCATTTGCCCTGGCTTTTTCAATATATTCGATTATTTTTTCTGAATTCCCTTTCAGATCGCCAACTGTGGGGTTAATCTGTGCCAGTGCAATTCGTAATGTTTTCATGAGTATTCTTTATAACATAGCGTTCCGTTATTATTCAAGCACAAGAACCACTGGAGCTTTTTCAGTTTTGATACCGCTTCGCCATCAAATGCTAACCAAATTGCTTGATAGCGGGAGCACACATCCCCTCGCACTTCCGCACTACTCTCCCGACCATTGCAGGGCTTGCATCGCTCGATATGCAAGGGCGGAGGCTACCCGAGGATGTTCAATGCCTGCACATCATCCCACATTGCGGGAACGCTCTGCTTCACCACACAATGGTTCCCCGGTCGTTCCGTGAGTTGTGCTCAGGGCAGGCGCTCCCGTTCTAATTTATCAAATGATGGCGAATTGGTATTATATGGCCGGAACGCTATTTCTCCTTCTGCAGGGTGACCCAAGCCGTGCTCGAAGTCGCGACTCGCAAAAAGTATTTCCTGCCATAGCGCAATTCATTGTATCCTTATTTATCATGTCATATTGATATTTGCTGTTCTGTTGAAGAGTTCAACAGGGCGAAACATCCTGATAAGGTGTATGATGTGGGAGGGGTAATGAGTGAATTGGTAAGATATAACCTTAAGCCCGAAACCCTCCCGGAGGAAATCGTTCTCACAGTGAGAACGATTTCTGAAATCTCTGCAAAATCAATACAGACGCTGCATCGCACGATTTCACTTTTAAAACTTTCTGATGAGATTCAGAGTGCAATCCGCAATGAAGGCAGTGAATGGTGAATAGTGGATGGTTGAACCCCCATATATAGTTTTTGATAGCCGAGCAGTATCGGTTATCAGCATTCATTGGATGCATACTTGAAAAATAGTCAAGGCTGTGCAAAAATAAAAAAAACAGCAGACGAAGAAGGAGGAAAAGAAATGAAGCATCCACTATTAACAAAATCTTTCGGCTGGGTTATTCTGGCTCTTGTGATGACTATTTTTCAGGGATTCAGCAATGTGAGTGCCGGAGATCCAGCCGCTGAACTGGCGGAACAGTATCTGAAAAAAGTCCCTGTTGCCCGGTTTGATACGGCGATGACGATGGAAGAGGCGGTGAAAGTACAGGAACAATTTGTAGCCCGACTCATCAAAGAATTCGGTGAGCCGGTGGGATATAAGGCGGGATTGACAAACCCCGACATACAGAAGGCCTTTGGCGTATCAAACCCCGTGAGGGGAACTTTATTAAAAAGGATGATACTGCAGAGCGGTACTATAATCCAGGCAGATTTCGGTACCCGCCCCATGAGCGAGGGGGATTTGGTTGTAAGGGTCAGTGATGAAGCGATTAATCAGGCAAAGACTCCGGAAGAAACGCTAAAGTACATGGATGCTGTTATTCCCTTTATAGAACTCCCTGATCTTGTGTATGACAAAAACGTCAAACTCAACGCCCCGGCCCTTGTTGCAATCAACGTGGGTGCCCGTTACGGGGTTGCAGGTGAGGCAATAGCGATCAAGGCAACACCGGAATGGAGAGACCGGCTGAAAAATTTCACCCTCCGGATTTTTGATGAAAAGGGCACTCTTGTTAGCGAAGGTAAAGGATCGAGTCTGCTTGGTGATCCCTTAAATGTGGTTTTCTGGATCAAGGATTCACTCGCTGCCGAGGGAAAGAAGCTGAAAAAGGGTGATTTACTCTCCCTTGGGTCGCTAACAAAAATGATACCTTCAAAACCTGGTTCAAGCGTACGGGCAAGATATATCGGCCTGGATCCTGAAGGCCCTGTGGAGATAATGGTCACGTTCAAATAGGGAAGAGTTGAACATTGAATCACACTCTCCACGGGGGTGGTAAAACGGGACAGTCAAACTCAATTAAAAACGGTTTATCCCATGTTATGTCATGGAGAAATATCTTTTTCAGACCCTCTAAGCTTTTGGTCTTTTTCGACTTTATGCCGAAGGCATTGGCTAACTTGCAAAAATCGGGGTTATTGAGCGTCATAGAGCCTTTGATTCCGTAATTATTATTCATCACGTCTTCAAGAATGCCAAAACTGTTGTTGTTATGAACAAAGATCACAACGGGAATATTGTATTTTACCATCGTGGCGAGCTCCCCTATTGCCGGGAGAACACCGCCATCCCCGCAAAGAGCGAGACAGGGTCTGTCCGGTCTTCCTATTTTTGCCCCTATTGCCGCCGGGAGTGAATAAAAAATTGGAGATATACCCCTTGGCATGATAAATGTTTTTTGGTGATACACAGGAAAATAATACTCCGCAAAATAAGAGGGCAGGTTTAAATCGCATACTGTCATCGTATCGTCAGGGATTGCCTTCCTTATAAGATTTATCAGAGGGAATCCGGGGGACAACTCTTTTAGCTGTTCCAACCCCTTTATATGCGCATTTTTAAGCGTTTCAATATCCCAGTCGAACTTCCTTCCTTTAAGGGTCTGGCTGAGACTTCCCAGTATTTGTTTTATATCTCCTACTATCGCTAACTTTGTTGGATAATTTTTGCCAATCCATTTATCATCAATATCGATATGGATGAGTTCTTTAACCTTGACACCCCTGCGTCTTGCATCAACATCACGCAGCCGTGTCCCGACCGCTATAACGATATCGGACGATGAAAGGATCTCTTTCACGATGCCTTTTTGCATAATATTACCAAAGTTGTACATGCTGTTTTCGTTGACTATCCCTTTTCCTCCGGTAGTTGTAAGGAACGGTATCGATAATTCCCTGCATATATCGTCAATGATTGGTCGTGCCTCTTCAAACATCAGTGATTTTCCGCCTATAATTACAGGCCTTTTCTTACCGTGCAGTATCTCTTCAAGTTTGCTCAGATCGTAGTCTGTGACTCCCTGTCCTTTGGCTTCTTCCCCTTGACCCCTTGAACCCTCGACCCCTTGAACCCTGTTTTTTGCCCCCTGCGGTATCTCTTTCTCGAAAAATGTATAAGGTACAGAAACAAGAACAGGACCTTTTCGTCCCGAAACAGCGGTCTGATATGCGTCATTAAGCAGGGGTATCATTTCATCCGTTTTTGATATGGCATAAGTCTTTTTGGTAAAATGTGTAAACATCGCCTCCGGCTCAGCAAGTTCATGAAGTATCCCTTTTCCTATTTCTTCTCTTCCGGTATCCACATGGATAATTAAAAGCGGTATATCGTCGTTGTATGCCTCCATACAGCCGGAAACTGCATTTCCAAGACCCGGCCCGGGCGTAACAACAATTACTCCGATTTTGCCGGAAGTCCGCGCATATCCATCTGCCATGATAGTAATATTATTTTCATGCCTTCCTATAAAACTGTTAATATTTGATTTTAAAAGGGTTTCATTAAAGGGAAGTGTGTGAATACCCGGTAAATGGAAAATAGTGTCAATATTGATGTACCTAAAAAACTCTATAAGTGACTGTTTTCCAAGCATATATCTCCTAATTGAACGAGTTTAGCATACTAAGCCTGAAAGTTAAATAAAAATTTACTTGACAAAATTTTATATTATTTTGTTTAATAATGTAAACTTTTAGGTAGCTTATATTGTTATGATGAAAATTGATGGATCAAGCATAGGTGAACGGATAAAGATGCTGAGGCAGGCCAAAACTCTGACTCAGGAAGAGCTTGCTATAAGGGCTGGTCTTACAAAGGGGTTTATCTCCCAGGTAGAGCGGAATCTTACATCATTGTCTGTGGAGAGTCTTATTGGAATACTTGATGCCCTCGATGAAAAACCTTCAACATTTTTTGACGGTGCTTTTGACGAGAAGATTGTTTTTCAGATGAAGGACAGGGTTGACATGGAACATGAAGAGGTGAAGATGTTCCAGATTCTTGTTCCTGCAGCCCAAAACAGGCTGATGGACCCCGCGCTTCTTGAATTGGATGTAGGTGAAAAAACCTCTGAAGATGAACCTCATGAAGGAGAGGAATTTGGTTTTGTTCTTTATGGGGGTATTGAGCTTGTGCTTGGCGGGAAACCCTACAAACTGAAAAAGGGTGAATGTTTTTACTTTAAAGCATCGAAGAAGCATTATATAGCAAACAGGCGAAATAACAAAGCGTGTGTTTTATGGGTATCTTCGCCTCCCAATTTTTAAGTGCCCCTCCGGGCAGGCAAAAAGTATGAGGGGGGCTGTGAATATGATGTTTTAAATAGCGTGGAACGCATAAAGAGAAGTAACCCGCAAACGTGCCGGGTATTAAAAAGTTTGGGAGGTGGTTAGAGTGATTATTAAAACACCCACGAAGTTCTTTCTTGTCAGCGGTTCGTCAGAAGGTTTCTCACTATTAAATGCATTTGATGGCGCCCTTCTGGCTTCAGGTGTCGGAGACACCAACCTGGTGAGAATGAGCAGTATTCTTCCTCCAAACTGCGAGGAGATTAAACCGCCTCCGGTTCCATTGCCACAAGGAGCCCTTGTGCCTGTAGCCTATGCATCTCTTTATAGCGACGTTCCCGGAGAAGTGATATCTGCTGCAGTGGCAATAGGCATACCAAAGGATACTAATTGTGCCGGCTTGATTATGGAGTATTCAGCGCGGGCAGAAGAGCGTGTTGTAGTGGAGCAGGTCAGGAAGATGGTGGAAAAGGGCATGGAAATGAGGAACCGCGCAATAAAGGACATAATGGCTATTTCGGCCACATATAAAGTTGTCGCTATCGGGGCGGTATTCGCCGGCGTAGTCCTGTGGGATTAGCATGCGAAGAGAACTTACAAAAATGACTCCAAGAAAAGTTTTCTTTACAAAAGGGGTGGGTGTTCATAAAGACAAACTATCATCCTTTGAGGTTGCATTAAGAAATGCTGGCATTGAGAAATGTAATCTCGTGTATGTGTCAAGCATATTCCCGCCTGAGTGCAAGATTCTTTCAAGGGCAGCCGGTCTGCAACTTCTCAATCCCGGTGAGATTACGTATTGCGTAATGTCCCGAAACGAGACAAATGAACCGAACCGTCTTATCTCTGCAGCAATCGGGTTTGCCAGGCCGACGGATTACTCCCAATATGGTTATCTCTCCGAACATCATGCGTTCGGTGAAAAAGCCATTGTCTCCGGGGAATATGCAGAAGATCTCGCAGCTACAATGCTTGCAACGACACTCGACATTCCGTTTGACCCGAACCAGGCATGGGACGAACGTAAGCAGTCTTACACGGCCAGCGGCCACATATTCAAAACCAAAAATATCTGCCAGTCTGCAGAGGGCAATAAAGACGGTCTCTGGACTACGGTACTATCGTCAGCAGTATTCATTATCGACTGAAATGCCAAAGCCTCCCCTTAGTTTCTGCGGGCTACCCAATGATGGTACTGATTATGCCCGGGCCTCTACGGTCATACTACCGATTCCTTTTGATAAAACCAGCACATGGCTTAAAGGTGCCGACAAAGGCCCTGCAGCGATAATTGAGGCATCCGGATATCTCGAACTCTATGATATAGAGACCGACAGCGAGGTCTACAAAAAGGGAATTTTTACTGCCAAGCCGATCCGTTCGGCCTCCTCTTCTGCTTTGATAAAAAAAACTGAAGAGGCAGTCACGCGCTATCTTAGAGATAATAAACTTGTAGTCACTCTTGGTGGTGAACACTCTGTTTCTATCGGCGCTATCAAGTCCTATGCAAAGCGCTATAAGGATCTCAGTATTTTGCATCTTGATGCCCATGCCGACTCTCGCGACTCATATGAGGGAACGCGCTATAATCATGCTTGTGTTATCGCACGTGTCCGGGAATTTACTGAGAACATTGTTTCTGTAGGGATACGCAGTATGGACGTTTCGGAGTGCTCCGGCATTGATAATAAAAAGATATTTTTCGCACATACAATACACGATTCTGACCAATGGATACATAATGCAGTTCGCTTGCTTACCGACAGTGTGTATATCACCATTGATCTTGATGTCTTCGATCCGGGTATCATGCCGTCAACAGGGACTCCCGAGCCGGGTGGTTTAGGCTGGTATCAGGTTATGAAACTCCTCTATGCTGTCTCGAAGTCAAAACGAATCGTCGGGTTTGATGTTGCTGAGCTTTGTCCATCAGATTCTAAAGCCCCCGATTTTCTTGCCGCTAAATTAATCTACACGCTCTTAAGCTATATCGATGTGAACAAACCAAAAAACATAATATAAAATGAAGCAAATGAAATTTGATATTTAGGAGACCGTTTATGAGCAATATAAAGAACCATGGAAGAATAATGATAATCGGGGCCGGGGGCGTTGCCACCGTTGCGGCGCACAAATGCGCACAGGTTCCCGAAGTCTTCAAGGAAATACTGATTGCAAGCAGGACGCTCTCCAAGTGCGAGGCCATCAGGAAGGATATTAAAGAGAGATACGGCAGAGATATCCGGACGGCGCAGGTAGATGCCGACAATGTGCCGGAACTGACCGCTCTCATCAGGAAATTTGAGCCGGACGTTGTCCTTAATCTCGCGCTCCCCTATCAGGACCTGCATATTATGGATGCCTGTCTGGCCGCAGGGGCACACTACATCGATACGGCAAATTACGAGCCCCTTGATGAGGCCCACTTTGAATACAGTTGGCAATGGGAATACCAGGAGAGATTCAAACAGAAAGGGATTATGGCCGTTCTCGGCTCAGGATTCGATCCCGGCGTCACCAATATCTTTACCGCCTACGCGCAGAAGCATCTTTTCGATGAGATCAATTATCTGGACATACTGGACTGCAATGCCGGAACGCACGGCCACGTCTTTGCCACAAACTTCAACCCTGAAATCAATATCCGGGAAGTAACACAGGCAGTGAGACACTGGGAAGAGGGGAGCTGGATCGCAACGCCCGCCATTATTGATGAAGGCAGCGTCCATTTCGGTTTTGATTATCCGATAGCAGGGATGAAGGAAAGCTATCTTCTCTACCACGAAGAACTGGAGTCGCTGGTTCAGAATATAAAAGGGCTGAAACGGGCCAGATTCTGGATGACATTCTCTGAAAATTACCTTACCCACCTGAGGGTGCTCCAGAACGTGGGCATGACAAGGATAGACGAGGTTGACTACGAAGGGCAGAAGATCGTTCCGATAAAGTTTCTCAAGGCATTGCTGCCCGAACCGGCTTCCCTTGGAACAAAATATACAGGAAAGACGGTCATCGGCAACATCATGACGGGGAAAAAGGCAGGAAAGACCATTACCCGATATATCTACAATGTCTGCGACCATGAAGAGGCGTTCAGGGAGACGGGAACTCAGGCAATTGCCTATACGACCGGTGTCCCCGCCATGATCGGGGCCATGATGGTGCTCACAGGAGTCTGGCAGGGGGTAGGGGTATACAATATTGAGCAGCTCGATCCGGATAAGTTCATGGAGGCATTGAATACATATGGGCTTCCCTGGCAGGTGGTGGAAGCTGTGCCGCTTCCTGATAAGGTGTGAAACATTTCACCGCGGCGATTGACGCAAAGAGCAGCGTGATGGAAACTATGAAAAAATCTGTTTTAGCTGGAACACTATTTCGCTCCCTGCTTCGCTGCGCTTTTTACCCACTACAGTTTCGAATTGCACTCAATTTCGCAAACTCGTCCAGTATGAACGGGACTCAGACATGCGAATTGCTCCCGCCTCAGCGGGAGACGTTTATTCTCACCGAGTGGGTGCCAAAAATGCTCGAAGGCGCGACTCGCGAAAAGTTCTTCCAGCTTATGATGAAAATAGTTTATTTGAGCAGAAGGCTGTCAATTCCCGAACTTACTCTGTTGCTCAAACTCTGCGAGAAACGATCTCCCCGTACGGAGAAGCTTCACGATGATTGCAAATTGGAAAAATTACCGGGGTAATAGCTGATGGGTGCTGATAGAGAAAAGGATTCTAAAAAGAAAAGCTTTGTTGCGGCGAATGAGAGATTCCTTGAGATCGCAGCAGGCAATATTGCAACACCGGTTTATCTCCTTGACGAAACCCTCATCGAAGAAAATATGCGGATCCTGCAATATGTAAAAGACAGCACAGGCTGCAAGATATTACACGCGTTGAAATCATACGCTTCATTCGCTACGTTTCCGATGATGAGCAGGTATCTGGACGGAACCTGCGCAAGCGGTCTCAATGAAGCGAGACTCGGCCGCGAAGAATTCGGGAAAGAGGTGCATACCTTCGGGGCGGCATACAGAGAAAATGAGATCAGGCAGATACTGAAGTATTCCGACTCCATCATATTCAATTCCTTTTATCAGCTTGAGAAGTACGGCAAAATGGCGCAGAAAAGCGGCGTGCAAATCGGCCTGCGGGTCAATCCCGGACACGCCGAGGTCGAAACCGACATGTACAACCCCTGCGCGCCATATTCGAGGCTTGGGATCGTTCACGATGTGTTTAGCGAGGAATTTCCGAAGCATGAGGGCAAAGTTAGCGGGCTGCACTTTCATGCGATGTGTGAGCAGAATTCAGACGTCCTTGAAAGAATCCTCAAATCCTTCGAAAAGCTCTATGGACCATACATAAAGGGACTGAAATGGGTCAATTTCGGAGGCGGCCACCACATAACCCGTGACGATTACGATCTGGAGCGTCTCATCACACTCATAAATACATTCAAGAAAAAATACAGAGTGCAGGTATATCTCGAACCCGGTGAGGCGAGCGTCCTGAATGCCGGGGTTTTAATCTCATCCGTTCTGGATATTGTAAACAATGAAATGGAGATTGCCATCATAGACGCGTCTGCGGAAACGCATATGCCCGATGTGCTCCTTATGCCCTACAGGCCGCACATAATGAATTCAGCCCTGCCGAATGAGAAGAAATATAATTACAGAATCGCCGGGCCAAGCTGTCTTGCCGGGGATGTTGTGGGCGATTATTCCTTCGATGAGCCTCTGAAAAGAGGGGACAGGCTGGTTTTTGCCGACATGGCCCTCTACAGCATTGTGAAAAGCACTACCTTTAACGGCATAAATCTCCCGGATATTGCGGTGATAAGGGAAGGGGGCAGGGTGGAGGTGGTACGGAAGTTCGGCTATAAAGATTATAAGGGAAGGCAATCATGATAATTAACCTACTTCAATTCAAGAATGTTACCATTATCAAAGGGAATTACAAAAAAATCCTCGATGCAGTCTCGATAACCATTCGTGAGGGCGAGAATGTTGCAATCCTCGGGCCGAACGGAGCTGGTAAATCATCCTTCATTAAAGCAATTACCAGGGAGCACTATCCCATCCCGGAAGGTAAGCAATTTTCCTTTAAAATTTGGGGACAGGAGAATTGGGATGTTTTTGATTTGCGCAATCGGTTGGGTATTGTGACCAACAACTTGCTGCATGTTCACACCCGGGAAATTTCCGGCATGGATATCGTGTTATCCGGGTTCTTCAGCAGTATCGGGCTGTGGCGCCAGGTTGTCACTGTAAAGATGAAAAGAAAAGCCCTGGAGGTTCTCGAATTTCTGGAAATTGCCCACCTGAGAGAGATGAAGATGACCGAGATGTCTTCAGGCGAAGCACGGCGGTTTCTCATTGCCCGGGCGCTTGTCCATAAACCGAAAGCGCTTATTCTCGATGAGCCGACCAACAGCCTTGACCTCCATGCGCTCCATATATTCAGAAAGACCTTACGCAAAATCGCAGGGTCCGGTACAAGCGTAATTCTCGTCACCCAGAGTCTCCATGACATCATCCCGGAAATAACCCGGATCGTCCTTATGAAAAAGGGCCGGTTTGTGTATGATGGCGCTAAGGATGCTGCACTGA encodes:
- the nspC gene encoding carboxynorspermidine decarboxylase; this translates as MATPVYLLDETLIEENMRILQYVKDSTGCKILHALKSYASFATFPMMSRYLDGTCASGLNEARLGREEFGKEVHTFGAAYRENEIRQILKYSDSIIFNSFYQLEKYGKMAQKSGVQIGLRVNPGHAEVETDMYNPCAPYSRLGIVHDVFSEEFPKHEGKVSGLHFHAMCEQNSDVLERILKSFEKLYGPYIKGLKWVNFGGGHHITRDDYDLERLITLINTFKKKYRVQVYLEPGEASVLNAGVLISSVLDIVNNEMEIAIIDASAETHMPDVLLMPYRPHIMNSALPNEKKYNYRIAGPSCLAGDVVGDYSFDEPLKRGDRLVFADMALYSIVKSTTFNGINLPDIAVIREGGRVEVVRKFGYKDYKGRQS
- a CDS encoding arginine decarboxylase, pyruvoyl-dependent, producing the protein MIIKTPTKFFLVSGSSEGFSLLNAFDGALLASGVGDTNLVRMSSILPPNCEEIKPPPVPLPQGALVPVAYASLYSDVPGEVISAAVAIGIPKDTNCAGLIMEYSARAEERVVVEQVRKMVEKGMEMRNRAIKDIMAISATYKVVAIGAVFAGVVLWD
- a CDS encoding cupin domain-containing protein; the encoded protein is MMKIDGSSIGERIKMLRQAKTLTQEELAIRAGLTKGFISQVERNLTSLSVESLIGILDALDEKPSTFFDGAFDEKIVFQMKDRVDMEHEEVKMFQILVPAAQNRLMDPALLELDVGEKTSEDEPHEGEEFGFVLYGGIELVLGGKPYKLKKGECFYFKASKKHYIANRRNNKACVLWVSSPPNF
- the speB gene encoding agmatinase; translation: MPKPPLSFCGLPNDGTDYARASTVILPIPFDKTSTWLKGADKGPAAIIEASGYLELYDIETDSEVYKKGIFTAKPIRSASSSALIKKTEEAVTRYLRDNKLVVTLGGEHSVSIGAIKSYAKRYKDLSILHLDAHADSRDSYEGTRYNHACVIARVREFTENIVSVGIRSMDVSECSGIDNKKIFFAHTIHDSDQWIHNAVRLLTDSVYITIDLDVFDPGIMPSTGTPEPGGLGWYQVMKLLYAVSKSKRIVGFDVAELCPSDSKAPDFLAAKLIYTLLSYIDVNKPKNII
- a CDS encoding ATP-binding cassette domain-containing protein, giving the protein MIINLLQFKNVTIIKGNYKKILDAVSITIREGENVAILGPNGAGKSSFIKAITREHYPIPEGKQFSFKIWGQENWDVFDLRNRLGIVTNNLLHVHTREISGMDIVLSGFFSSIGLWRQVVTVKMKRKALEVLEFLEIAHLREMKMTEMSSGEARRFLIARALVHKPKALILDEPTNSLDLHALHIFRKTLRKIAGSGTSVILVTQSLHDIIPEITRIVLMKKGRFVYDGAKDAALTSKNISRLYDVPVEIMNKDGYYYAFFVG
- a CDS encoding arginine decarboxylase, pyruvoyl-dependent, which translates into the protein MTPRKVFFTKGVGVHKDKLSSFEVALRNAGIEKCNLVYVSSIFPPECKILSRAAGLQLLNPGEITYCVMSRNETNEPNRLISAAIGFARPTDYSQYGYLSEHHAFGEKAIVSGEYAEDLAATMLATTLDIPFDPNQAWDERKQSYTASGHIFKTKNICQSAEGNKDGLWTTVLSSAVFIID
- a CDS encoding hydratase, with the protein product MKNSQGCAKIKKTADEEGGKEMKHPLLTKSFGWVILALVMTIFQGFSNVSAGDPAAELAEQYLKKVPVARFDTAMTMEEAVKVQEQFVARLIKEFGEPVGYKAGLTNPDIQKAFGVSNPVRGTLLKRMILQSGTIIQADFGTRPMSEGDLVVRVSDEAINQAKTPEETLKYMDAVIPFIELPDLVYDKNVKLNAPALVAINVGARYGVAGEAIAIKATPEWRDRLKNFTLRIFDEKGTLVSEGKGSSLLGDPLNVVFWIKDSLAAEGKKLKKGDLLSLGSLTKMIPSKPGSSVRARYIGLDPEGPVEIMVTFK
- a CDS encoding thiamine pyrophosphate-binding protein, giving the protein MLGKQSLIEFFRYINIDTIFHLPGIHTLPFNETLLKSNINSFIGRHENNITIMADGYARTSGKIGVIVVTPGPGLGNAVSGCMEAYNDDIPLLIIHVDTGREEIGKGILHELAEPEAMFTHFTKKTYAISKTDEMIPLLNDAYQTAVSGRKGPVLVSVPYTFFEKEIPQGAKNRVQGVEGSRGQGEEAKGQGVTDYDLSKLEEILHGKKRPVIIGGKSLMFEEARPIIDDICRELSIPFLTTTGGKGIVNENSMYNFGNIMQKGIVKEILSSSDIVIAVGTRLRDVDARRRGVKVKELIHIDIDDKWIGKNYPTKLAIVGDIKQILGSLSQTLKGRKFDWDIETLKNAHIKGLEQLKELSPGFPLINLIRKAIPDDTMTVCDLNLPSYFAEYYFPVYHQKTFIMPRGISPIFYSLPAAIGAKIGRPDRPCLALCGDGGVLPAIGELATMVKYNIPVVIFVHNNNSFGILEDVMNNNYGIKGSMTLNNPDFCKLANAFGIKSKKTKSLEGLKKIFLHDITWDKPFLIEFDCPVLPPPWRV
- a CDS encoding saccharopine dehydrogenase family protein; the encoded protein is MSNIKNHGRIMIIGAGGVATVAAHKCAQVPEVFKEILIASRTLSKCEAIRKDIKERYGRDIRTAQVDADNVPELTALIRKFEPDVVLNLALPYQDLHIMDACLAAGAHYIDTANYEPLDEAHFEYSWQWEYQERFKQKGIMAVLGSGFDPGVTNIFTAYAQKHLFDEINYLDILDCNAGTHGHVFATNFNPEINIREVTQAVRHWEEGSWIATPAIIDEGSVHFGFDYPIAGMKESYLLYHEELESLVQNIKGLKRARFWMTFSENYLTHLRVLQNVGMTRIDEVDYEGQKIVPIKFLKALLPEPASLGTKYTGKTVIGNIMTGKKAGKTITRYIYNVCDHEEAFRETGTQAIAYTTGVPAMIGAMMVLTGVWQGVGVYNIEQLDPDKFMEALNTYGLPWQVVEAVPLPDKV